The Calditerrivibrio nitroreducens DSM 19672 genome window below encodes:
- the cybH gene encoding Ni/Fe-hydrogenase, b-type cytochrome subunit: protein MADNTNYCAAKRFIYVWEGPVRITHWVNVFSIIILSITGYYIHNPFIDVHDMYYPPYIMGTVRYIHYLTGIIFAVSVIIRLYWLFVGNRYASWHSFANPFNKKDRKILMSYFKYYIFLEKNPPHTLGHNPVALMAYIVLFNLFILQIITGFALWAQANPDSTLYALTGWVFSIASNQWIRFFHYLVMFLIGGFVINHIYSAVLFDFKTQSGEISSIFAGWKPQRD from the coding sequence ATGGCTGATAATACAAACTACTGTGCCGCCAAGCGGTTTATATATGTATGGGAAGGGCCTGTAAGGATAACCCACTGGGTTAATGTATTTTCCATAATAATATTAAGTATTACGGGTTATTACATACATAATCCCTTCATAGATGTTCATGATATGTACTATCCACCATACATTATGGGTACTGTCAGATATATCCATTATCTGACGGGGATAATTTTTGCGGTGAGTGTCATCATCAGGCTTTACTGGCTTTTTGTGGGGAACAGATACGCCAGCTGGCATTCCTTTGCAAACCCTTTTAATAAGAAGGATAGAAAGATACTGATGAGCTATTTTAAATATTATATATTTCTTGAAAAGAATCCACCACATACCCTTGGACACAACCCGGTGGCATTGATGGCATACATCGTACTTTTCAACCTGTTTATCCTTCAGATAATTACAGGTTTTGCCCTATGGGCGCAGGCAAATCCTGATAGTACGCTTTATGCATTAACCGGATGGGTATTCTCGATAGCAAGTAATCAGTGGATTAGATTCTTTCATTACCTGGTTATGTTTTTGATCGGTGGATTTGTTATCAACCATATCTATAGTGCTGTACTCTTTGACTTTAAAACACAATCTGGAGAGATTAGTTCTATATTTGCCGGATGGAAACCACAGAGGGATTGA
- a CDS encoding hydrogenase small subunit: MSRVTDFLKEYGISRRDFLKYCTALSGMLALSPALAPRVAEAIESDNRPPVIWLEFQDCAGDSESLLRADRPTVAELVLDYLSIDYHETIMAAAGFQAEEAKKGTLEKYKGKYIVVVEGSIPTNDNGVYCTIGGKTALDILKEAGEGAAFVIAVGTCAAYGGLPAAYPNPTGAKGVKDILPHKTVINLPGCPMNVDNLTGTIVHYLLFGAAPALDKFLRPKFAYGKRIHDNCERRAHFDAGQFVEAWGDDAHRKGWCLYKMGCKGPETFHNCPTIRWNDGLSWPVMAGHGCAGCSEPGFWDTMTPLYNRLPNVPGFGVEATATKIGTAVVGASAVIFGTHGIVSLIRNRGLIKKVENNEVEIEEDNK; the protein is encoded by the coding sequence ATGTCCAGAGTAACTGATTTTTTAAAAGAGTATGGCATTAGCAGAAGGGATTTTTTGAAGTATTGTACTGCTTTAAGTGGTATGTTGGCACTCTCTCCTGCTCTGGCACCAAGGGTTGCGGAAGCCATTGAGTCTGATAATAGGCCTCCGGTCATCTGGCTTGAGTTTCAGGACTGTGCAGGTGATTCAGAATCTCTTTTGAGGGCTGATAGACCTACCGTTGCTGAGCTTGTACTGGATTATCTGTCTATAGATTATCATGAAACGATAATGGCTGCTGCAGGTTTTCAGGCAGAAGAGGCCAAAAAGGGGACTCTGGAAAAATATAAAGGGAAATATATCGTCGTGGTGGAAGGTTCTATACCAACTAATGATAATGGGGTATACTGTACTATTGGTGGAAAAACCGCCCTTGATATCCTGAAAGAAGCGGGTGAAGGGGCTGCATTTGTAATAGCAGTAGGGACTTGTGCAGCCTATGGTGGACTTCCGGCGGCATATCCAAATCCGACTGGGGCAAAGGGTGTAAAGGATATTTTACCGCATAAAACTGTAATCAATCTTCCTGGTTGCCCTATGAATGTTGATAATCTCACCGGAACCATAGTTCATTATCTTCTTTTTGGTGCTGCTCCTGCCCTTGACAAATTTCTCAGACCAAAATTTGCCTATGGCAAGAGGATACACGACAACTGCGAGAGAAGAGCACATTTTGATGCTGGTCAGTTTGTGGAGGCATGGGGTGATGATGCCCATAGGAAAGGGTGGTGTTTATACAAAATGGGGTGTAAAGGTCCTGAAACTTTCCATAACTGTCCAACTATCCGCTGGAATGATGGTTTAAGCTGGCCTGTTATGGCTGGGCATGGATGTGCAGGTTGCAGTGAACCAGGATTCTGGGATACCATGACACCACTTTACAATAGGTTGCCGAATGTACCGGGATTTGGAGTGGAGGCCACCGCTACTAAGATCGGTACAGCTGTTGTGGGGGCTTCTGCAGTCATCTTTGGTACCCATGGTATCGTGAGTCTTATCAGGAATAGAGGACTTATCAAAAAAGTCGAAAATAATGAAGTAGAAATAGAAGAAGATAATAAATAA
- a CDS encoding nickel-dependent hydrogenase large subunit, which yields MAQKIVVDPITRIEGHLRIEAVVENGKITDAWSSSTMFRGVERILQGRDPRDAWYFTQRFCGVCTTVHSIASIRAVENALNIKIPFNAEMIRNLIIGIQLVQDHVIHFYHLHALDWVDIVSALKADPKKTAALQQSISPWKYSSETYFKGVQDKVAAFAKTGRLGPFGNAYWGHPAYKLPPEANLMAVAHYLEALNLQKEIIKVHAILGSKNPHPQTFLVGGMSIPVDPTSQNALNADKIAMINKYFAMAKEFVEQVYIPDVLAVAPFYLEWAKIGTGHKNYLSYGEFPEGQNGFPNDLWFSSGVILNGDLSKVLPVAQEKITEYVTHSWYEYTGGDDKAKHPYEGEQIWKYTGPKPPYEYLETDKKYSWVKAPRYDDKSMEVGPLARMLVGYAKGHKEIKETVDAVLKKLGVGPEVLFSTLGRTAARAIETLIVVNRLPKWVGMLVANIKTGDLAIHNGEKWDPEHWPQTAKGYGWHEAPRGALGHWIVIEDKKIKNYQAVVPSTWNASPRDAKGVRGQYEESLIGTPIADPKKPLEILRTIHSFDPCLACAVHVYDEKGELQSKVKVL from the coding sequence ATGGCACAAAAAATAGTTGTGGACCCTATTACAAGGATAGAGGGTCACTTAAGAATAGAAGCAGTGGTGGAAAATGGTAAGATTACAGATGCATGGTCAAGTTCCACAATGTTTAGGGGTGTAGAAAGGATTCTTCAGGGTAGAGACCCAAGGGATGCATGGTATTTTACCCAGAGGTTTTGCGGTGTTTGTACAACAGTTCACTCAATAGCCTCCATACGAGCTGTGGAAAATGCCCTGAATATAAAGATCCCTTTTAATGCCGAAATGATAAGAAATCTTATAATAGGGATTCAGCTTGTACAGGACCATGTGATACATTTTTATCATCTGCATGCGCTTGACTGGGTGGATATTGTTTCAGCTTTGAAAGCTGATCCAAAAAAGACAGCCGCATTACAACAATCTATCTCTCCCTGGAAGTACTCCAGTGAGACTTATTTTAAAGGGGTACAGGATAAGGTTGCAGCTTTTGCAAAGACCGGAAGACTTGGGCCTTTTGGTAATGCGTATTGGGGACATCCGGCATACAAGCTTCCACCTGAAGCAAACCTTATGGCGGTTGCTCACTATCTGGAAGCTTTGAATCTTCAAAAAGAGATTATCAAGGTTCATGCAATATTGGGATCTAAGAATCCACATCCACAGACATTCCTGGTGGGTGGTATGTCTATCCCTGTTGATCCAACAAGTCAAAATGCACTTAATGCGGATAAGATAGCTATGATAAATAAATACTTTGCAATGGCAAAGGAATTCGTAGAGCAGGTTTATATCCCGGATGTTCTTGCAGTTGCCCCATTTTATCTCGAATGGGCAAAGATAGGTACAGGGCATAAAAATTACCTCTCTTATGGTGAGTTCCCTGAAGGGCAAAATGGGTTCCCAAATGACCTCTGGTTTTCGTCTGGTGTGATATTAAATGGTGACCTGTCAAAAGTTTTACCTGTAGCACAGGAAAAAATTACAGAATATGTGACTCATTCATGGTATGAGTATACTGGTGGGGATGATAAGGCCAAGCATCCATATGAGGGTGAGCAGATATGGAAATACACAGGGCCTAAACCTCCGTATGAGTATCTGGAAACTGATAAAAAATATTCATGGGTAAAAGCTCCAAGATATGACGATAAATCTATGGAGGTGGGACCTCTTGCAAGGATGCTGGTAGGGTACGCAAAAGGGCATAAGGAGATAAAAGAAACAGTTGATGCCGTGTTGAAAAAGCTTGGTGTGGGACCTGAGGTTCTTTTCTCCACTCTGGGTAGAACAGCGGCAAGGGCTATTGAGACCCTTATTGTTGTAAACAGACTTCCAAAATGGGTGGGTATGCTTGTGGCAAATATTAAAACTGGTGATTTGGCAATACACAATGGTGAGAAATGGGATCCAGAGCATTGGCCACAAACTGCAAAAGGTTATGGCTGGCATGAAGCCCCAAGAGGTGCTCTTGGCCACTGGATCGTAATAGAGGATAAAAAGATCAAAAATTATCAGGCAGTGGTTCCTTCTACCTGGAATGCATCCCCAAGAGATGCAAAAGGGGTGAGGGGACAGTATGAGGAATCTCTCATAGGTACACCTATAGCAGATCCTAAAAAACCTCTTGAGATATTAAGAACAATACACTCTTTTGACCCATGTCTTGCGTGTGCTGTTCATGTATATGATGAAAAGGGTGAGCTACAGTCCAAAGTAAAGGTACTGTAG